The following are from one region of the Polyangiaceae bacterium genome:
- a CDS encoding sigma 54-dependent Fis family transcriptional regulator — protein sequence MQDGQVVMRLPRFRVRVVEGPDQGATAEAKSGRLVVGSSSQCDLKLTDRAVSRFHMELSAGPNGITLKDLGSTNGTRIGGVRVERATLPGALELSVGRTRLALELGDAHDEVRGGRSHFGELLGSSAAMQSVYTLLEKAAPTDVPVLLLGESGTGKELAARAVHAASPRAAGPFEVVDCGGLPPTLIESELFGHEKGAFTHAISARAGAFERANGGTLFLDELGELPLEVQPKLLRALGEGEVRRVGGARRERVDVRIVAATNRDLRSEVNHGTFRTDLYYRIAVMEVRMPPLRERSEDIPQLARELMQQIVLDRKIPTLIVPSAELLAELQKQRWAGNVRELRNYLEQLAVLQVPPPLRDPNPSAGDGSAFDDLLERPWREAKQELVERFERQYLEAALQASDGNVAQAARHAGVDRGTLFRSIRRLGLRGDD from the coding sequence ATGCAAGACGGACAGGTGGTGATGCGCCTGCCGCGCTTCCGCGTGCGCGTCGTCGAGGGCCCCGACCAGGGTGCGACCGCGGAGGCCAAGTCAGGGCGCTTGGTGGTCGGGAGCAGTAGCCAGTGCGACCTCAAGCTGACGGACCGCGCCGTCAGCCGTTTCCACATGGAGCTGAGCGCAGGCCCAAACGGCATCACCTTGAAGGACCTCGGGTCCACGAACGGGACCCGTATTGGCGGCGTGCGCGTCGAACGCGCGACACTCCCCGGCGCCCTGGAGCTCAGCGTTGGAAGGACGCGGCTCGCTCTTGAACTGGGAGACGCCCACGATGAGGTGCGCGGCGGGCGTAGCCACTTCGGGGAACTGCTCGGAAGCTCAGCCGCGATGCAGAGCGTGTACACGCTCCTCGAGAAGGCGGCGCCGACGGACGTGCCGGTGCTGCTGCTCGGGGAGAGCGGGACCGGCAAAGAGCTGGCAGCGCGCGCCGTCCACGCCGCGAGCCCGCGTGCTGCTGGGCCATTCGAAGTCGTCGATTGCGGCGGGTTGCCACCAACCTTGATCGAGAGCGAACTCTTCGGCCACGAAAAGGGCGCGTTCACCCACGCCATCAGCGCGCGGGCCGGCGCCTTCGAGCGCGCGAACGGCGGCACGCTGTTCCTGGATGAGCTAGGTGAGCTGCCCCTCGAGGTGCAACCGAAACTGTTGCGCGCCCTGGGCGAAGGAGAGGTACGGCGGGTAGGCGGGGCGCGCCGCGAGCGCGTGGATGTGCGCATCGTTGCCGCCACGAATCGCGACCTGCGCAGCGAGGTGAACCACGGTACATTCCGCACGGATTTATACTATCGCATCGCCGTGATGGAAGTCCGCATGCCGCCGCTGCGCGAGCGGAGCGAGGACATCCCCCAGCTCGCTCGGGAGCTGATGCAGCAAATCGTTCTCGACCGCAAGATCCCCACGCTCATCGTGCCGAGCGCGGAGCTCTTGGCAGAGCTACAGAAGCAGCGCTGGGCTGGCAACGTACGAGAGCTCCGCAACTACTTGGAGCAACTCGCGGTACTGCAGGTGCCTCCGCCTTTACGCGACCCGAACCCGAGCGCAGGGGACGGCAGCGCCTTCGATGACCTACTGGAGCGCCCCTGGCGTGAGGCGAAGCAGGAGCTGGTAGAACGCTTCGAGCGTCAGTACCTGGAAGCGGCGCTGCAAGCGAGCGACGGCAACGTTGCTCAGGCTGCGCGCCACGCGGGGGTCGATCGCGGCACGCTGTTTCGCAGCATTCGCCGGCTCGGGCTGCGCGGAGACGACTGA